AGAGGCGTCGCCTGCGGATGCCGTCAGACTTCGTCGGCTTGTCGTTCGGCCGGAAGCGTCGCCATATCGGCCGTCAGCAACTCAGGAGGCGCCCGATGGCCCACAAGTTCGAAGTCTACAAGGACAAGGCCGGCGAGTTCCGCGTCCGGTTCAAATACAATTCCGAGGTCATCTTCTCGACCGAGGGTTATTCGGACAAGTCCGGCGCCAAGCGCGCGATCGAGTCGATCAAGAAGCACGTCGGCGACGCGGAAACCGTCGAGATCGAATAGTCCGAAGCCTTTCCCTCCCCCTCGGGGGAGGGAAAACGGGGTCTCAGTCGGGCTCGCGCTCGCCGACCTCGTCCGGGCGGAGAGCCAGCAGCCAGCCGTCGGACAGGTGCAGGTCGGGCACGCAGGCCCGGGTGAACGGCAGGAACCAGGTCGGACCGCCCGCAGCGGGCGCGATCTCCAGCATGTCGTCGGCCCCGAAATTCTGCACGGCCTTCACCGTGCCCAGGACGACGCCGTCCGGATCGCGGGCTTCGACCCCGATCAGGTCGGCGAGGTAGAATTCGTCCTCGTCGGCTTCCGGGAACCGGTCACGCGGGACGTGGAGCTTGAGGTTCCGCAGCGCGTCGGCCTCTTCCTTGGTGGCGACTTCCTTCACCCGTCCGACGATGCCGTCCTTGGTCGGCCGCGCCGACAGGACGGTCAGGGCGTGCGATCCGTCCGCGCGGAGCAGGGGCCCGTAGGCCGTCAGGGCCAGCGGATCGGCGGTATAGGCCGTGATCTTGACCTCGCCCTTGACGCCGAAGCCGCCCGCGACATGGCCGACGAGGATGAGTTTGGGCTGGGTCATCACGGTCTCCGATAGCAGAAGGGCGGCGCCATCCGACGCCGCCCCTCCCATAGTCCATTCAGACGAAGCGGATCAGGCCTCGGTCTTCTCTTCCTCGGCAGCACCTTCGGCCGGAGCGTCCTCGACGCTGACCTCGGCGGAGCCTTCGCTGTCGGCGGCGGGAGCCTCCTCGGCAGCGGCTTCCTCGGCGGGAGCCTCTTCAACCGGCGGCGCATTCTTGGCGGCTTCGGCGGCGGCAGCCGCTTCTTCCTTGGCGCGTTCGGCGGCTTCGGCAGCCTCGATCTTGGCGGCGGCTTCGGCCTCGGCGCGGTCGGCTTCGCGCTGGGCGCGTTCGGCCGAGCGTTCCTGGGCCTTCTTGCCCGGCTGGCCCTTGTTCGGGTTGTTGCCCTGCGTCCACTTGACCTTGCCGGCCAGGGCTTCGTCCTGGCTCAGGAAGCGGGCGACGCGGTCGGTCGGCTGGGCACCCTTGCCGAGCCATTCCGAGATGCGCTCCTGCTTCAGGGTCACGCGGGGCTTGTCGCCGTCCTTGGGCAGCATCGGGTTGTAGGTGCCGACGCGCTCCAGGAACTTGCCGTCGCGCGGCGAGTGCGAGTCAGCGACGACGATGTAGTAGTAGGGGCGCTTCTTGGTGCCGCCACGGGCCAGACGAATCTTCAGCATTTCAATCTTCTTTCAGGGAGATCAGTTGGGTTTCTTGGGGAGGCCGGGCAGGCCCGGAAGGCCCCCCGGTAGTGATCCGCCGCCCAGGCCGGAGAGCCGGTCCTGAAGGGCCTTGATTTCGTCCTCGGTCGGTTCGGGCATCCGCCCGCCGCCGAGGGATTTGAGGCGCGAGATGTCGGGGCCGCCCATGCCAGGGAGACCGCCGCCCATGCCCCCGCCACCGCCACCGGGCATGCCGCCCATCATGGCCGCCATCTTCTGCAGATTGCCGCGGCCGCCCTTGGACAGGGACTTGACCATGTCGGCCATCTGGCGGTGCTGCTTCAGCAGGCGGTTGATGTCCTGGACCTCGACGCCGGCGCCGGAGGCGACGCGCTTCTTGCGGCTGGCGTTCAGCAGGTCGGGCTTCTTGCGCTCGGCCTTGGTCATCGAGGAGATGATGGCTTCCTGGCGCAGGATCATCCGGTCGTCGATGTTCTGCTCGGCCATCTGGGCCTTCATCTTGGCCACGCCGGGCAGCATGCCCATGATGCCCTGAAGACCGCCCATCTTCTTCATTTGCTGCAGCTGGGCCGCCAGGTCGTTCAGGTCGAACTGTCCCTTGGCCAGCTTCTTGGCCATGGCCTCGGCCTTGGACTGGTCCAGTTCCGTGGCGGCCTTCTCTACCAGGGCGACGATGTCGCCCTGGCCCAGGATCCGTCCGGCGACGCGGCGGGCGTCGAACACCTCCAGCGCGTCGACCTTCTCGCCCGACCCCATGTATTTGATCGGCAGGCCGGTGACCGCCCGCATCGACAGCATGGCCCCGCCCCGCCCGTCGCCGTCGGCGCGGGTCAGGATCAGGCCGGTCAGGGGTAGGCGTTCGTGGAAGGCCTTGGCGGTGCGGACCGCGTCCTGGCCGGTCAGGCTGTCGGCGACCAGGATGGTCTCGACCGGAGTGGCGATGGCGGCGACCTCGGCCACCTCGTTCATCAGGCCTTCGTCGAGCGTGATGCGGCCGGCGGTGTCGAGGATCAGGACGTCGAAGCCCTGAAGTTTCGCCGAGGTCAGGGCGCGCCGGGTGATCTGGACCGCGCTCTCGCCCGCCACGATCGGCAGGACGGCGACCTCGATCTGCTTGCCCAGCTGCGCCAGCTGTTCCATGGCCGCTGGACGCCGCGTGTCCAGCGAGGCCATCATGACCTTCTTGCGATCGAATTTCGTCAGACGAAGCGCCAGCTTGGCGGAGGTCGTCGTCTTTCCCGACCCCTGCAGGCCGGCCATCAGCAGCACGGCGGGCGGGGTGGCGTTCAGGTTGAGCGGCGTCGGCTCCTCGCCGCCCAGCATCTCGACCAGACCGTCATAGACGATCTTGATGACCTGGTCGGCGGGCCGGACCGAGCGGATGACCTCTTCGCCCGTGGCCTTCTCGGTGGCGAAGGCGATGAAGTCCTTGACGACCGGCAGGGCGACGTCGGCCTCCAGCAGGGCCACGCGCACTTCGCGCATCGCCTCGGAGACGTCCTTCTCGGACAGGGCACCGCGGCCGGTGATCCGGTCGAAAACGCCTGTCAGCCGCTCGTTCAGAGCCTCGAACATACACACCTCATTTTGGCGGGTGACGCGGCTCCATACGACAACGGCCCCTGGCGACGATCACGTCGGCAGGGGGTTCTCGCCATCCTCGTCCGGTCGAAACCGGGGTCGTGATGGTGGAGACGCGAGGTTCACTTGCGCCGGAAGCGCGGGCTTATGCGGGAAAAGGGGCGGTTTGTCGACTCCGGCCGCGCGATGCACTTTCCGTTTCAGCGTCCGGCTTTGCGATGGCGGGGCGGCAAACCCCTGATACGGTTCGGTCCCAGCCTCCCCGCTGCCCGAGATGATCATGCCCGTTTCCGCCGAACCCGCCGCCGACGATCGCCTGCGCGAGGAGGTTCGCCTGCTCGGCGGCCTGCTGGGCGAGGTGATCCGCGACGAGGGTGGACAGGACCTCTACGACCGGATCGAAGCGGTGCGGGTGGCCTCGGTCGGCTATCACCGCCATTCCGGCGCGCGCGGGTCGGCGGAGCTGGAGCGGCTGCTGTCGGACCTGTCGCTGGACGACGCGGTGGGTCTGGCGCACGGGTTCGCGGTCTTCTCCCTGCTGGCCAATGTGGCCGAGGACCGGGCCGGCAAGCGTCGGGCCCGCAGTCAGACCGCCGAGGGCGCGCGGCCCGATACGCCCGAGGGATCACTGGCCCGGCTGGCCCAGGCCGGTCGTTCCGTCGAGGACGCGCGGACGCTGCTGTCCGAGGCCCTGATCTCGCCGGTCCTGACCGCCCACCCGTCGGAGGTGCGCCGAAAGAGCGTCATCGACCGGATCGCCGCCGTGTCGGACCTGCTGGACGCCTGCGACCGGGACGACCTGGCCTGCGCACCCGAGGTGATGGTCAACGGCCTGCGTCGACAGACGGTGATCCTGTGGGCGACGCGGCTGGTCCGAACCACGGGCCTGGTGGTTCAGGACGAGATCGACACGGTGGTCTCCTTCCTGGAACGGGTGTTCCTGAAGGTCGCGCCGGAACAGCTGATCGACTGGCGCAGACGGCTGAATGCGCCCGACCTCAAGCCCTTCATCCGCATCGGGGCCTGGGTCGGGGGCGACCGGGACGGCAATCCCAACGTCGACGCGGCCGCCCTGCGCGCCGCCTTCGCCACGCCGGCCAAGGCCGTGCTGCGCCACTATCTGGAGGCGGTGAACACCCTGGGGGCCGAGCTCAGCCTGTCGGGCTCGCTCGCGGCCGTCAGCCCGGCCTTGCAGGCCCTGGCCGCCAGCTCCGGCGACGGCTCGCCCCACCGGGCCGACGAACCCTATCGCCGCGCGCTCAGCCAGATCTATGCCCGGCTGTCGGCGACCCATCCCCTGCTGACCGGAGAGACCGCGCCCCGGCCCGCGCCCTTCGCCGCCCCGCCCTATGACGGACCGGACGCTTTCCGGGACGATCTGGCGGTCCTGCAGGACAGCCTGGTCGCCAGCCACGGCGCGGTCTTCGCCGACGACGGCCTGTCGCGCCTGATCGCCACGGTCGACGTGTTCGGCTTCCACATGGCGACGCTGGATCTGCGCCAGAACTCGGACGTCCATGCGCGGGTGGTCGGACACCTGCTGCGCGTGGCCGGGGTCTGTCCCGACTATGCGGCCCTGGACGAGGAGGCGCGCATCGCCCTGCTGTCGGCCGAGCTGGCGGCCCCCCGCCTGCTGTTCAGCCCCTACGAAGACTACGATCCGGAGGTGCTGAAGGAGCGGGCCATCCTCCAGGCCGCGGCCGAGGCGCTGCGTACCTTCGGGCCCCAGGCGATCCGCACCCATATCGTGTCCAAGACCGACGCCGCGTCGGACCTGCTGGAGGTCTACCTTCTGCTCAAGGAGGTCGGTCTGTATCGCCATGACGATCCGGCGACCTGCCCGATCCAGGCCGCGCCCCTGTTCGAGACCATCGACGACCTGCGCGCCGCCAAACCGACCCTCAGCCGATTGCTGCAGGAACCCTCCGCCCTCGCGGTCGCCAGGGCGCGGGGCGTCCAGGAGGTGATGATCGGTTATTCGGACTCCAACAAGGACGGCTCCTACCTGACCTCGACCTGGGAGCTGCACGAGGCCTCGCGCGCCCTGCTGAGCGTGACGGAGGCGGTCGGCGTGCGGCTGCAGCTGTTCCACGGCCGGGGCGGCGCGGTTGGAAGGGGCGGCGGGTCCAGCTTCGCCGGGGTCATCTCCCAGCCCACGGGCACGGTCGCGGGCCGGATCCGCATCACCGAACAGGGCGAGGTGATCGCCAACAAATACGGCGAGCCCGACGTGGCGCGCCGAAATCTGGACGCCCTGACGGCCGGGACCCTGATCGCCTCGCTCGCCCCGCCCCCGGACGAGGCGATGACGGCGAAGCACGGCGCGACGGCCTCGGCCCTGTCGGTCGCCTCGATGGCGGCCTACCGGGCGCTGGTCTACGAGACGCCGGGCTTCGTCGACTATTTCCGGGCGGCCACCCCGATCAACGAGATCGCCGAGCTGAAGATCGGCTCGCGGCCGACGTCGCGGACCGCCTCCAGCGCCATCGAGGACCTGCGCGCCATCCCCTGGGTGCTGAGCTGGAGCCAGTCGCGCGTGATGCTGCCGGGCTGGTTCGGCTTCGGCTCGGCCGTTCGGGGGCGGGACATGGAGGAGCTGCGCGCCATGGCCGCGGACTGGCCCTTCTTCCGCACCCTGCTCCAGAACATGGAGATGATCATGGCCAAGTCCGACATGACCATCGCGCGGCGCTATGCCGGGCTGGTGCCGGACCAGGCGCTGGCCGCCTCCATCTTCGGGGCCCTGCGGGCCGAATGGGATCGCACCCGCGACGCGGTCCTGGCCATCACCGGCCAGTCCGACCTGCTGGGCGGCCAGCCCGAGCTGGACCGGCTGATCCGGCTGCGGATGCCCTATGTCGAGCCGCTGAACCACGTGCAGATCGAGCTGATCCGCCGGCG
This DNA window, taken from Brevundimonas subvibrioides ATCC 15264, encodes the following:
- a CDS encoding YegP family protein, giving the protein MAHKFEVYKDKAGEFRVRFKYNSEVIFSTEGYSDKSGAKRAIESIKKHVGDAETVEIE
- the rimM gene encoding ribosome maturation factor RimM (Essential for efficient processing of 16S rRNA), which codes for MTQPKLILVGHVAGGFGVKGEVKITAYTADPLALTAYGPLLRADGSHALTVLSARPTKDGIVGRVKEVATKEEADALRNLKLHVPRDRFPEADEDEFYLADLIGVEARDPDGVVLGTVKAVQNFGADDMLEIAPAAGGPTWFLPFTRACVPDLHLSDGWLLALRPDEVGEREPD
- the rpsP gene encoding 30S ribosomal protein S16, whose amino-acid sequence is MLKIRLARGGTKKRPYYYIVVADSHSPRDGKFLERVGTYNPMLPKDGDKPRVTLKQERISEWLGKGAQPTDRVARFLSQDEALAGKVKWTQGNNPNKGQPGKKAQERSAERAQREADRAEAEAAAKIEAAEAAERAKEEAAAAAEAAKNAPPVEEAPAEEAAAEEAPAADSEGSAEVSVEDAPAEGAAEEEKTEA
- the ffh gene encoding signal recognition particle protein, whose amino-acid sequence is MFEALNERLTGVFDRITGRGALSEKDVSEAMREVRVALLEADVALPVVKDFIAFATEKATGEEVIRSVRPADQVIKIVYDGLVEMLGGEEPTPLNLNATPPAVLLMAGLQGSGKTTTSAKLALRLTKFDRKKVMMASLDTRRPAAMEQLAQLGKQIEVAVLPIVAGESAVQITRRALTSAKLQGFDVLILDTAGRITLDEGLMNEVAEVAAIATPVETILVADSLTGQDAVRTAKAFHERLPLTGLILTRADGDGRGGAMLSMRAVTGLPIKYMGSGEKVDALEVFDARRVAGRILGQGDIVALVEKAATELDQSKAEAMAKKLAKGQFDLNDLAAQLQQMKKMGGLQGIMGMLPGVAKMKAQMAEQNIDDRMILRQEAIISSMTKAERKKPDLLNASRKKRVASGAGVEVQDINRLLKQHRQMADMVKSLSKGGRGNLQKMAAMMGGMPGGGGGGMGGGLPGMGGPDISRLKSLGGGRMPEPTEDEIKALQDRLSGLGGGSLPGGLPGLPGLPKKPN
- the ppc gene encoding phosphoenolpyruvate carboxylase, whose amino-acid sequence is MPVSAEPAADDRLREEVRLLGGLLGEVIRDEGGQDLYDRIEAVRVASVGYHRHSGARGSAELERLLSDLSLDDAVGLAHGFAVFSLLANVAEDRAGKRRARSQTAEGARPDTPEGSLARLAQAGRSVEDARTLLSEALISPVLTAHPSEVRRKSVIDRIAAVSDLLDACDRDDLACAPEVMVNGLRRQTVILWATRLVRTTGLVVQDEIDTVVSFLERVFLKVAPEQLIDWRRRLNAPDLKPFIRIGAWVGGDRDGNPNVDAAALRAAFATPAKAVLRHYLEAVNTLGAELSLSGSLAAVSPALQALAASSGDGSPHRADEPYRRALSQIYARLSATHPLLTGETAPRPAPFAAPPYDGPDAFRDDLAVLQDSLVASHGAVFADDGLSRLIATVDVFGFHMATLDLRQNSDVHARVVGHLLRVAGVCPDYAALDEEARIALLSAELAAPRLLFSPYEDYDPEVLKERAILQAAAEALRTFGPQAIRTHIVSKTDAASDLLEVYLLLKEVGLYRHDDPATCPIQAAPLFETIDDLRAAKPTLSRLLQEPSALAVARARGVQEVMIGYSDSNKDGSYLTSTWELHEASRALLSVTEAVGVRLQLFHGRGGAVGRGGGSSFAGVISQPTGTVAGRIRITEQGEVIANKYGEPDVARRNLDALTAGTLIASLAPPPDEAMTAKHGATASALSVASMAAYRALVYETPGFVDYFRAATPINEIAELKIGSRPTSRTASSAIEDLRAIPWVLSWSQSRVMLPGWFGFGSAVRGRDMEELRAMAADWPFFRTLLQNMEMIMAKSDMTIARRYAGLVPDQALAASIFGALRAEWDRTRDAVLAITGQSDLLGGQPELDRLIRLRMPYVEPLNHVQIELIRRRRSGDDDPRVREGILLTINGVAAGLRNSG